The Agromyces hippuratus genome has a window encoding:
- a CDS encoding sensor histidine kinase, with protein sequence MDSTWSVLTALAFGIFLGAAFMVMLHVAERRGSSAAKVVAPTIPDGVDQVLEVLESAGVVLDPSNNVLRASPGALTMGLVRQQALVHPELLELAASVRRGGEPLVDEVTLARGPFGESTMRLHVRVARLGTRFVLLLAEDRTEAHRLDEVRRDFVANISHELKTPIASVSLLAEALDQAADEPEQVRRFAGRLSVEAARLAHITSEVIELSRLQARDALRPDRLVRVDQVIAAAVDQNRIVAGAKQVEVAVRSSTKKAEVYGDRALLVVAVHNLIANAIAYSNPGGRVGVGAKVDGDVVEIAVTDQGIGIEADELERVFERFYRVDQARSRNTGGSGLGLSIVKHTVQNHGGDVRVWSQPGRGSTFMIRLPLAESAIEPGADDEPQATPAESGGRNGDGRADAANPRSTKRRTSSPSAAKPAASDRGDRT encoded by the coding sequence ATGGACTCCACCTGGTCGGTGCTCACGGCGCTGGCCTTCGGCATCTTCCTCGGCGCCGCATTCATGGTCATGCTGCACGTGGCCGAGCGCCGCGGTTCGAGCGCGGCGAAGGTCGTCGCACCGACGATCCCCGACGGGGTCGACCAGGTGCTCGAGGTGCTGGAGTCGGCGGGGGTCGTGCTCGACCCCTCGAACAACGTGCTCCGCGCCTCGCCCGGTGCGCTCACGATGGGACTCGTGCGCCAGCAGGCGCTCGTGCATCCCGAACTGCTCGAGCTCGCGGCATCCGTTCGACGCGGCGGGGAGCCGCTCGTCGACGAGGTCACCCTGGCGCGCGGGCCGTTCGGCGAGTCGACGATGCGACTCCATGTGCGCGTCGCCCGGCTCGGCACCCGTTTCGTGCTCCTGCTCGCCGAGGACCGCACCGAGGCGCACCGCCTCGACGAGGTGCGGCGCGACTTCGTCGCGAACATCAGTCACGAGCTCAAGACGCCGATCGCCTCGGTGAGCCTGCTCGCCGAGGCGCTCGACCAGGCGGCCGACGAACCCGAGCAGGTGCGCCGCTTCGCGGGCCGCCTCTCGGTCGAGGCCGCCCGGCTCGCGCACATCACCAGCGAGGTCATCGAGCTCTCGCGGCTGCAGGCCCGCGACGCCCTGCGGCCCGACCGCCTGGTGCGGGTCGACCAGGTCATCGCGGCCGCCGTCGACCAGAACCGCATCGTGGCCGGCGCCAAGCAGGTCGAGGTGGCCGTGCGGTCCTCGACGAAGAAGGCCGAGGTCTACGGCGACCGGGCACTCCTCGTCGTCGCCGTGCACAACCTCATCGCCAACGCGATCGCCTATTCGAATCCCGGCGGCCGCGTCGGTGTGGGCGCGAAGGTCGACGGTGACGTCGTCGAGATCGCGGTCACCGATCAGGGCATCGGCATCGAGGCCGACGAACTCGAGCGGGTGTTCGAGCGCTTCTACCGCGTCGACCAGGCTCGCTCGCGCAACACGGGCGGCTCGGGGCTCGGACTCAGCATCGTCAAGCACACCGTGCAGAACCACGGCGGCGATGTGCGGGTGTGGTCGCAGCCCGGGCGCGGCTCGACCTTCATGATCCGGCTGCCGCTCGCCGAGTCCGCCATCGAACCGGGCGCCGACGACGAACCGCAGGCGACTCCCGCCGAGTCCGGCGGGCGCAACGGCGACGGGCGAGCGGATGCCGCGAACCCGCGTTCCACGAAGCGCCGCACGTCATCACCATCGGCTGCGAAACCCGCAGCCTCCGATCGAGGAGACCGTACGTGA
- the phoU gene encoding phosphate signaling complex protein PhoU, protein MREVFQQELREVQEGLVELAGLVADSIEKATRAFNESDVSLAEEVIADDDRIDQETVALDELAITILARQQPVARDLRIVVSALRISASLERMGDMSTHIAQLARYRFPDKVVPKSLRPTFAEMGRLDVEIARRLVELLRTEDVHLAEEIRNEDDKVDALHLQVFDKVLGETWKGEAVDTVDATLASRYHERFADHAVSIAKKVQYLATGDWDPEKSAL, encoded by the coding sequence ATGCGTGAGGTGTTCCAGCAGGAACTGCGCGAGGTGCAGGAAGGGCTCGTCGAGCTCGCCGGCCTCGTGGCCGATTCGATCGAGAAGGCGACGCGTGCATTCAACGAGTCCGACGTGAGCCTCGCAGAGGAGGTGATCGCCGACGACGACCGCATCGACCAGGAGACGGTCGCACTCGACGAGCTCGCGATCACGATCCTCGCCCGGCAGCAGCCGGTCGCGCGCGATCTCCGCATCGTCGTGAGCGCACTGCGGATCAGCGCGTCGCTCGAGCGCATGGGCGACATGTCGACGCACATCGCCCAGCTCGCCCGCTACCGCTTCCCCGACAAGGTCGTGCCGAAGTCATTGCGTCCGACGTTCGCCGAGATGGGCCGCCTCGACGTCGAGATCGCGCGCCGACTCGTCGAGCTCCTGCGCACCGAAGACGTGCACCTCGCCGAGGAGATCCGGAACGAGGACGACAAGGTCGACGCCCTGCACCTGCAGGTGTTCGACAAGGTGCTCGGCGAGACGTGGAAGGGCGAGGCCGTCGACACGGTCGACGCCACCCTCGCGAGCCGGTACCACGAGCGCTTCGCCGATCACGCGGTCTCGATCGCCAAGAAGGTGCAGTACCTCGCCACGGGTGACTGGGACCCCGAGAAGTCCGCGCTCTGA